A single Carnobacterium alterfunditum DSM 5972 DNA region contains:
- the rplI gene encoding 50S ribosomal protein L9: protein MKVIFLADVKGKGKKGDIKNVADGYAHNFLLKNNLAKEATSASVSELKGKIKADEKKEEEILQESKMVKEFLEKEENAIEIKSKAADDGRLFGSVTTKQIAAAAEKQLNIKLDKRKIELPVPIRSLASMKIDVKIHPEVVATITVRVLPED from the coding sequence ATGAAAGTCATATTTTTAGCAGATGTAAAAGGTAAAGGCAAAAAAGGCGATATAAAGAACGTTGCAGATGGATATGCGCATAACTTCTTATTAAAAAACAATCTGGCTAAAGAAGCTACATCAGCTAGTGTAAGTGAATTAAAAGGAAAAATAAAAGCTGATGAAAAGAAAGAAGAAGAAATCTTACAAGAATCTAAAATGGTAAAAGAATTTCTTGAAAAAGAAGAAAATGCAATTGAAATTAAATCAAAAGCTGCTGATGATGGGCGTTTATTTGGATCTGTCACAACTAAACAAATAGCTGCTGCGGCTGAAAAACAATTAAATATTAAACTAGATAAACGTAAAATTGAGTTGCCGGTTCCTATTAGAAGCTTAGCATCAATGAAAATCGATGTGAAGATCCACCCGGAAGTGGTCGCTACTATAACGGTCAGAGTATTACCAGAAGATTAA
- the dnaB gene encoding replicative DNA helicase, with the protein MAQEAFQDRLPPQSIEAEQAVLGSIFLDPDTVVGALEFIESKDFYRRGHQLIFQSMLELNGHNEAIDIVTVTNALESRNQLEDVGGMAYLAELAVSVPTAANMEYYAKIVEQKAILRNLIHTATDIVTRGYEEGDELATILDEAERSILEVSERRNRSGFLAISDVLNSSIAQIDQLYQNNEEITGLPTGYQALDKMTAGLQKEELIILAARPAVGKTAFALNIAQNIGTKTDETVAIFSLEMGAESLVNRMLCAEGSIDAGHLRTGTLSEEEWQSLIVAMGSLSKANIYIDDTPGIRIAEIRAKCRRLKQEKGNLGLVLIDYLQLIEGTGRESRQQEVSEISRQLKKLAKELKVPVIALSQLSRGVEQRQDKRPVLSDIRESGSIEQDADIVAFLYRDDYYDREGGEEDDDHEPGEDNVIEVIIEKNRSGARGTVKLLFIKEYNKFSSLSYYPDDLAQR; encoded by the coding sequence TTGGCACAAGAAGCTTTTCAAGACCGCTTACCGCCGCAGAGTATAGAAGCTGAACAAGCTGTATTAGGTTCCATATTTTTAGACCCGGATACTGTTGTTGGTGCTTTAGAATTTATCGAGTCAAAAGATTTTTATCGTCGTGGACATCAATTGATTTTTCAATCAATGTTAGAACTAAATGGTCATAACGAAGCTATTGATATCGTTACGGTAACCAATGCATTAGAATCTAGAAATCAGTTAGAAGATGTCGGTGGAATGGCCTACTTAGCCGAACTGGCTGTTTCTGTTCCAACGGCTGCTAATATGGAGTATTATGCAAAAATAGTAGAACAAAAAGCTATTTTAAGAAATTTGATCCATACAGCAACAGATATTGTTACCAGAGGATATGAAGAAGGAGACGAGCTTGCAACGATTTTAGACGAGGCAGAGCGCAGTATCCTAGAAGTATCTGAAAGACGTAATAGGAGTGGTTTTTTAGCCATTTCAGATGTGTTAAATAGCTCTATTGCTCAAATAGATCAGCTTTATCAAAATAATGAGGAAATTACTGGTTTGCCGACTGGTTACCAAGCATTAGATAAAATGACAGCTGGCCTCCAAAAAGAAGAGCTGATTATTTTAGCTGCTCGTCCAGCAGTAGGGAAAACAGCATTTGCTTTAAATATTGCTCAAAATATTGGAACTAAGACGGATGAAACAGTTGCTATTTTCAGCTTAGAAATGGGTGCTGAATCGCTTGTCAATCGTATGCTTTGTGCGGAAGGCAGTATTGATGCCGGTCATTTAAGAACTGGAACATTATCAGAAGAAGAATGGCAAAGTCTGATCGTAGCTATGGGCAGTCTGTCAAAAGCCAATATTTATATTGATGATACACCTGGAATCAGGATCGCTGAAATCCGTGCTAAATGTCGCCGACTAAAACAAGAAAAAGGAAATCTTGGTTTAGTTTTAATTGATTACCTGCAGTTGATTGAAGGAACTGGGCGTGAAAGCAGACAACAAGAAGTTTCTGAAATTTCTCGTCAACTAAAAAAATTAGCGAAAGAACTAAAAGTACCTGTGATTGCATTGTCTCAATTATCTCGTGGTGTTGAACAACGTCAAGATAAACGTCCAGTATTAAGCGATATTCGTGAATCTGGTTCTATTGAACAAGATGCTGATATAGTAGCTTTTTTGTACCGTGATGATTATTATGATCGTGAAGGCGGCGAAGAAGACGACGATCATGAACCAGGCGAAGATAATGTGATAGAAGTTATTATTGAAAAAAACAGAAGTGGTGCAAGGGGTACAGTTAAACTTTTATTTATAAAAGAATACAATAAATTTTCTTCGTTAAGCTATTATCCAGATGATCTGGCTCAACGTTAA
- a CDS encoding adenylosuccinate synthase, which produces MSSVVVVGTQWGDEGKGKITDFLSENAEVIARYQGGDNAGHTIQFDGETYKLHLIPSGIFYKDKISVIGNGVVVNPKALIKELAYLNERGITTDNLRISDRAHVILPYHIQLDQLQEDSKGDQKIGTTIKGIGPAYMDKAARIGIRMADLLDKDIFEERLRINLEEKNRSFVKMYDSTAIEFEDIFEEYYQYGQQIKQYVCDTSVVLNDALDDGKRVLFEGAQGVMLDIDQGTYPFVTSSNPVAGGVTIGSGVGPSKIDKVVGVCKAYTSRVGDGPFPTELFDEVGQKIREIGREYGTVTGRPRRIGWFDTVVMRHSKRVSGITNLSLNSIDVLSGLETVKICTAYERNGEEILYYPASLKELAECTPIYEELPGWSEDITACRTLAELPENARNYVHRISELVGVRISTFSVGPDREQTNILESVWAQI; this is translated from the coding sequence GTGTCTTCAGTAGTAGTAGTAGGTACACAGTGGGGCGATGAAGGAAAAGGTAAAATCACAGATTTTTTAAGTGAAAATGCTGAAGTAATTGCACGTTATCAAGGTGGCGATAATGCCGGACATACGATTCAATTTGATGGTGAAACGTATAAATTACATTTAATTCCATCGGGTATTTTTTATAAAGACAAAATCAGTGTCATTGGAAATGGTGTTGTTGTAAATCCTAAAGCGCTTATTAAAGAGTTAGCTTATTTAAATGAAAGAGGAATAACAACAGATAATTTGCGTATATCTGATCGAGCACATGTTATTTTACCGTATCATATTCAATTAGATCAATTGCAAGAAGATTCTAAAGGCGATCAAAAAATCGGAACAACAATCAAAGGTATTGGCCCAGCTTACATGGATAAAGCAGCTCGTATCGGTATCCGAATGGCTGACCTATTAGATAAAGATATTTTTGAAGAACGTTTACGTATCAATCTAGAAGAAAAAAATCGTAGTTTTGTAAAAATGTATGATTCTACAGCAATTGAATTTGAAGATATTTTTGAAGAATATTACCAATATGGACAACAAATCAAACAGTATGTTTGCGATACTTCAGTAGTCTTAAATGATGCTTTAGACGATGGCAAACGTGTATTATTTGAAGGGGCTCAAGGGGTTATGTTGGATATTGACCAAGGTACATATCCATTTGTTACTTCTTCTAACCCAGTGGCTGGTGGAGTGACCATCGGTAGTGGTGTTGGTCCTTCAAAAATCGATAAAGTAGTCGGAGTATGTAAAGCTTATACTTCACGTGTGGGAGATGGTCCATTCCCAACTGAATTATTTGATGAAGTAGGACAAAAAATCCGTGAAATCGGTCGTGAATACGGTACGGTTACTGGACGTCCGCGTCGTATTGGTTGGTTTGATACTGTAGTGATGCGTCATTCAAAACGAGTATCTGGTATTACGAATCTTTCTTTGAATTCAATCGACGTTTTAAGTGGATTAGAAACGGTTAAAATTTGTACTGCTTACGAACGCAATGGAGAAGAAATTTTATATTACCCAGCAAGCTTGAAAGAGTTAGCTGAATGTACGCCAATCTATGAAGAATTACCAGGTTGGAGCGAAGATATCACAGCATGCCGTACTTTAGCAGAGCTTCCTGAAAATGCAAGAAATTATGTACACCGTATTTCTGAATTAGTCGGCGTCCGTATTTCAACATTCTCAGTTGGACCTGACCGTGAACAAACAAATATTTTAGAAAGTGTTTGGGCACAAATTTAA
- a CDS encoding ZIP family metal transporter — translation MDFFSSLSPVVQTLLASFFTWGMTALGASLVFTTKKVNQKLMDGMLGFAGGVMIAASFWSLLAPAISMAESGPVPGWIPAAVGFMLGGIFLWSADNVLPHLSPSMPPSEAEGVHPLERKRSTLLVLAITMHNIPEGLAVGVAFGSVATGNPEASIAGALALAIGMGIQNFPEGTSVSMPLRRDGMSRAKSFYYGQLSGAVEPIAALIGVLAVTVMEPLLPYALSFAAGAMIFVVAEEVIPGSQENGNRDLASMWLMIGFTIMMILDVALG, via the coding sequence ATTGATTTTTTTAGTTCATTAAGCCCGGTAGTACAAACGCTACTAGCATCGTTCTTTACGTGGGGAATGACCGCTTTAGGAGCATCTTTGGTGTTCACTACCAAGAAGGTCAACCAGAAATTAATGGATGGTATGCTTGGTTTTGCCGGTGGTGTAATGATCGCTGCCAGTTTCTGGTCACTTTTAGCGCCAGCTATCTCAATGGCTGAAAGCGGTCCGGTACCGGGATGGATACCTGCTGCTGTCGGTTTTATGTTAGGTGGTATCTTTTTATGGAGTGCAGATAATGTCTTGCCCCATCTAAGTCCTAGTATGCCCCCATCGGAAGCTGAAGGGGTTCATCCTCTAGAGAGAAAACGCAGTACATTATTGGTTTTAGCAATCACGATGCATAATATACCTGAAGGACTAGCCGTTGGGGTTGCCTTTGGATCGGTTGCAACAGGTAATCCTGAAGCGTCTATTGCCGGAGCGCTTGCTTTAGCGATTGGTATGGGAATTCAAAATTTCCCAGAAGGAACATCTGTTTCAATGCCTTTAAGACGAGATGGCATGTCCAGGGCTAAAAGTTTTTACTATGGTCAACTTTCGGGAGCAGTTGAACCGATCGCTGCTCTAATAGGGGTATTAGCGGTTACTGTAATGGAACCCTTGCTTCCATATGCTTTAAGCTTTGCAGCTGGAGCCATGATCTTTGTTGTTGCCGAAGAAGTTATACCGGGTTCACAAGAAAATGGCAATAGAGATTTAGCGTCTATGTGGTTAATGATCGGTTTTACGATCATGATGATCTTAGATGTAGCTCTTGGATAA
- a CDS encoding alpha-amylase yields MFKNGVMMQYFEWHLEDDGNHWKRLKDDAKHLREIGVTSVWIPPCFKGTGTQDNGYGIYDLYDLGEFDQKGTVRTKYGTKEELIEAIDELHKYEIQVYADVVLNHKAGADKTERFKVIEVDPDDRNQPISDPYEIEGWTEFTFPGRKGKYSDFQWHWHHFSGTDYNQENEKKAIYRIEGQNKGWADNATVDDEYGNYDYLMYADIDYSHPDVIEEIKKWANWFIEETGIDGFRLDAVKHINEKFIYELRESIEANFGKQFFIVGEYWDQDYASLNSYLDSQDYKLDLFDVGLHHQLEQASKQGNGFDLRQLFDRTLIKEHPMHAVTFVDNHDSQPDQSLESFLEPWFKPIAYGIILLMEQGYPVLFYGDYYGIKGDDPIEPQREVIDKLLYLKKNFAYGVQTDYFDHENCIGWTRSGNEEHPKGCAVVISNSEAGYKDMFVGKEKSGLVYEDYLGNCTETVTIDEAGNGHFIVEAGSLSVWIEREEQTVKSAV; encoded by the coding sequence ATGTTTAAAAATGGGGTAATGATGCAGTATTTTGAATGGCATTTAGAAGATGATGGTAATCATTGGAAAAGATTAAAAGATGACGCAAAACACTTAAGAGAAATCGGAGTGACTAGTGTGTGGATTCCACCATGTTTTAAGGGTACAGGGACACAAGACAATGGATATGGCATCTATGATTTATACGATTTAGGAGAATTTGATCAAAAAGGTACTGTACGTACGAAGTATGGCACCAAAGAAGAATTGATCGAAGCCATCGATGAGCTGCATAAATATGAGATACAAGTCTATGCTGACGTGGTTTTAAATCATAAAGCTGGTGCAGATAAAACGGAACGATTTAAAGTAATTGAAGTAGATCCAGATGATCGCAATCAACCGATCAGTGACCCCTATGAAATTGAAGGATGGACCGAGTTTACTTTTCCTGGTAGAAAAGGAAAATATTCTGATTTTCAATGGCATTGGCATCATTTTTCTGGAACAGATTACAATCAAGAAAATGAAAAAAAAGCTATTTATCGTATTGAAGGTCAAAATAAAGGCTGGGCAGATAATGCAACTGTAGATGATGAATATGGGAATTACGACTACTTGATGTATGCTGATATCGATTATAGCCATCCTGATGTCATTGAAGAAATAAAAAAATGGGCAAATTGGTTCATTGAAGAAACAGGAATAGATGGATTCAGGCTAGATGCAGTTAAACACATAAACGAAAAATTCATTTACGAGTTACGTGAAAGTATTGAAGCTAATTTTGGGAAACAGTTCTTTATCGTTGGAGAATATTGGGATCAAGATTATGCAAGTTTAAATAGTTATTTGGACAGTCAAGACTACAAGTTAGATTTATTTGATGTTGGTTTACATCATCAACTGGAACAAGCTTCAAAGCAGGGCAATGGATTTGATTTAAGACAATTATTTGACCGGACATTAATAAAAGAGCATCCTATGCATGCGGTGACGTTTGTGGATAATCATGACTCACAACCGGATCAATCGCTTGAATCATTTTTAGAGCCATGGTTTAAACCTATAGCTTATGGCATCATCTTATTAATGGAACAAGGCTATCCTGTTTTATTTTATGGTGATTATTATGGTATTAAAGGAGATGACCCAATCGAGCCCCAACGAGAAGTGATCGATAAATTATTGTATCTTAAAAAGAACTTTGCTTATGGAGTTCAAACGGATTATTTTGATCACGAAAATTGCATTGGTTGGACTCGTTCAGGAAATGAAGAGCATCCAAAAGGGTGTGCTGTAGTTATTTCCAATAGTGAAGCTGGATATAAGGATATGTTTGTAGGTAAAGAAAAAAGCGGACTTGTATACGAAGACTATTTGGGCAATTGTACAGAGACGGTAACCATTGATGAAGCAGGCAATGGACATTTTATCGTTGAAGCAGGCTCTTTGTCAGTATGGATCGAAAGAGAAGAACAAACGGTAAAATCAGCAGTATGA
- a CDS encoding YtxH domain-containing protein: MANSFTRTLFVGAAAAVTALLLAPKSGKELRKDLKIQANDLKDQAMDQVNSFTEEVKQSYKEVEEEISYTDPELAATIEDIAADLNIPSETIEDSEVTDTVEVPPISVVEDLSDAPDLSVEDRRGQL; the protein is encoded by the coding sequence ATGGCTAATAGCTTTACTAGAACTTTATTCGTAGGCGCTGCTGCTGCAGTTACTGCTTTACTACTCGCTCCTAAATCAGGAAAAGAATTACGCAAAGATTTAAAAATTCAAGCAAACGATTTAAAAGATCAAGCAATGGACCAAGTAAACAGTTTTACCGAAGAAGTAAAACAAAGCTACAAAGAAGTTGAAGAAGAGATCAGCTATACTGATCCTGAATTAGCTGCTACTATCGAAGATATTGCGGCTGATCTAAACATACCTTCTGAAACAATTGAGGACTCAGAAGTTACCGATACGGTAGAAGTTCCACCAATATCTGTAGTTGAAGATCTATCTGATGCTCCTGATTTATCTGTTGAAGATAGACGCGGACAATTATAA
- a CDS encoding PTS sugar transporter subunit IIA, producing the protein MSSSSSQEVQKEIVVRKKALLVAVTDGSIIPIEEVPDLVFSEKMIGEGFAMIPTSDVVYAPIGGKLFQVADALHAFEIRTEDGLEVLVHVGLDTVTLNGAGFKTNLKKGMVVKQGEPLVEFDKEYLISRGCRLFIPVVVINGGNENYRYVFKPNNEVEAQAKKTIALTIEGY; encoded by the coding sequence ATGAGCTCATCTTCAAGTCAAGAAGTACAAAAAGAAATAGTAGTGAGGAAAAAAGCACTGTTGGTAGCCGTAACGGATGGCAGTATAATACCTATAGAAGAAGTGCCTGATCTGGTTTTTTCTGAAAAAATGATTGGAGAAGGTTTTGCTATGATTCCGACTTCAGATGTAGTCTATGCACCCATTGGTGGAAAATTGTTTCAAGTAGCCGATGCTTTACATGCATTTGAAATCCGTACAGAAGACGGATTAGAAGTTTTAGTTCATGTTGGGTTAGATACAGTAACGCTAAACGGAGCAGGCTTTAAAACCAATTTAAAAAAAGGCATGGTAGTAAAACAAGGAGAACCTTTAGTGGAATTTGATAAAGAATACCTTATCAGTCGAGGTTGTCGACTATTTATTCCTGTCGTCGTCATAAATGGGGGAAATGAAAATTATCGATATGTTTTCAAACCAAATAACGAAGTCGAAGCTCAAGCCAAAAAAACGATTGCTTTAACGATTGAAGGATATTAA
- the yycF gene encoding response regulator YycF, whose translation MKKILVVDDEKPISDIVKFNLTKEGYEVFTAYDGEEALEKVEEVLPDLIILDLMLPKKDGLEVCREVRKNHDMPIIMVTAKDSEIDKVLGLELGADDYVTKPFSNRELAARVKANLRRHDNAKTLVVEEVETNDIEVGALTVHPDAYIVSKRGATIELTHREFELLHYLAKHLGQVMTREHLLQTVWGYDYFGDVRTVDVTVRRLREKIEDNPSHPTWLVTRRGVGYYLRNPEQE comes from the coding sequence TTGAAAAAAATATTGGTAGTTGATGATGAGAAACCAATTTCAGATATCGTCAAATTTAATTTAACAAAAGAAGGCTATGAAGTATTCACAGCATATGATGGAGAAGAAGCGTTAGAAAAAGTAGAAGAGGTCTTACCAGATCTTATTATTTTAGATTTAATGCTGCCAAAAAAAGATGGACTAGAAGTTTGTCGAGAAGTACGTAAAAATCATGATATGCCTATTATCATGGTCACAGCAAAAGATTCAGAAATTGATAAAGTTCTTGGCTTGGAGTTAGGTGCTGACGACTATGTGACAAAACCTTTTTCAAATAGAGAGCTGGCAGCACGTGTGAAAGCAAACTTAAGACGACATGATAATGCGAAAACACTAGTTGTTGAAGAAGTTGAAACGAATGATATTGAAGTAGGAGCCTTGACGGTCCACCCAGATGCTTATATTGTTTCTAAAAGGGGAGCAACAATTGAATTGACGCACCGTGAATTTGAATTACTGCACTATTTAGCTAAACATTTAGGTCAAGTTATGACTAGAGAACATCTACTGCAGACTGTATGGGGCTATGATTACTTTGGTGATGTAAGGACAGTAGACGTAACGGTTAGAAGATTAAGAGAAAAAATAGAAGATAACCCAAGTCACCCAACATGGCTTGTTACAAGACGTGGAGTGGGCTACTATTTAAGAAATCCTGAACAGGAGTAA
- the walK gene encoding cell wall metabolism sensor histidine kinase WalK, with the protein MKKKIAFFQSIDFKIIFVFIVLLLVALELIGTYFVRQLETQLVTNFQEEKGLQVGFLDNTIQPILLDDETTKDSQEISTLIEDFSGNGILEVQVIDAQHYVLGTSNSTQQNIVGSKTNEKDVHQALLLGNTVTSQYKDQTTNDRIWKLVSPIIASDGSNEILGVIALTTNIESVYEQISEITLIFLNSSLVAVALTVILALFISRAITKPITEMTQQTIQMADGDYSGQVKVYSKDELGVLSTAINDLSTKVEEAQETTESERRRLNSVLTHMTDGVIATDRRGIIVIINDKAMEMLNISQEMALGVSILKVLKIDKEYTLRKLLENEDVISLDFSTEEMLVTLRGEFTLIQRETGFISGIVCVLHDVTKQEKIDNERKEFVSNVSHELRTPLTSMRSYLEALLDGAWKDPEIAPQFLQVTQEETDRMIRMIKDLLDLSRMDSNKETLDLEYLNVNELFDHVIRRFEMMIKSSDKSKKNFSIKREFTKSKLWVEVDADKMIQVLDNIMNNAIKYSPDGGTITCGLNETNDSVIFSISDEGLGIPKRDLANVFDRFFRVDKARARSMGGTGLGLAISKEVVQKHKGKIWVESTEGKGTTFYISLPYLPYQEDDWE; encoded by the coding sequence ATGAAGAAAAAAATCGCTTTTTTTCAATCTATTGATTTCAAAATAATTTTTGTTTTTATTGTGCTGCTATTAGTTGCATTAGAATTGATTGGAACTTATTTTGTTAGGCAATTAGAAACTCAATTGGTCACTAATTTCCAAGAAGAAAAAGGGCTTCAAGTTGGATTTTTAGATAACACGATCCAACCCATTTTGTTAGATGATGAAACAACAAAAGATAGCCAAGAGATTTCAACATTGATTGAAGATTTTTCTGGAAATGGTATTTTAGAAGTTCAGGTTATCGATGCTCAACATTATGTATTAGGAACAAGTAATAGTACACAACAAAATATTGTTGGCAGTAAAACGAATGAAAAAGATGTCCATCAGGCTTTATTACTTGGGAATACAGTTACAAGCCAATATAAAGACCAAACGACCAACGACCGAATCTGGAAGTTGGTTTCTCCTATTATTGCAAGCGATGGGTCAAATGAAATACTTGGAGTAATAGCGTTAACAACCAATATCGAGAGTGTCTATGAACAAATAAGTGAAATAACCCTTATTTTCCTTAATTCTTCTTTAGTAGCAGTAGCACTAACGGTTATTTTAGCGTTATTTATTTCCCGGGCAATAACAAAACCCATTACTGAAATGACGCAACAAACGATTCAGATGGCTGACGGAGATTACTCAGGACAAGTTAAAGTGTATAGCAAAGATGAATTAGGTGTTTTGTCTACAGCAATCAATGATCTGTCGACGAAAGTTGAAGAAGCACAAGAAACAACTGAATCTGAACGAAGACGTCTAAATAGTGTGTTGACTCATATGACAGATGGCGTTATAGCAACAGATCGAAGAGGGATCATTGTTATTATTAATGATAAAGCAATGGAAATGCTGAATATTTCCCAGGAAATGGCACTAGGTGTTTCAATCTTAAAAGTATTGAAAATAGATAAGGAATATACCTTGCGTAAATTACTGGAAAATGAAGATGTGATCTCATTAGACTTCTCAACTGAAGAGATGTTGGTTACTCTCAGAGGTGAATTCACTCTTATTCAAAGAGAGACTGGCTTTATCAGTGGTATCGTATGTGTGCTACATGATGTAACGAAACAAGAGAAAATTGATAATGAACGGAAAGAATTTGTTTCTAATGTATCACATGAATTAAGAACACCTTTGACAAGTATGAGAAGTTATTTAGAAGCATTGCTAGATGGTGCTTGGAAAGATCCAGAAATTGCTCCACAATTTTTACAAGTAACACAAGAAGAGACCGATCGCATGATCCGTATGATCAAGGATTTATTAGATCTGTCACGTATGGATTCTAATAAAGAAACATTAGATTTAGAATACCTCAATGTAAACGAATTGTTTGATCATGTTATCAGACGCTTTGAAATGATGATAAAGTCTTCTGATAAGTCTAAGAAAAATTTTTCTATCAAAAGAGAATTTACGAAAAGTAAATTATGGGTAGAGGTCGATGCAGATAAAATGATCCAAGTTTTAGACAATATCATGAACAATGCTATTAAATATTCCCCAGATGGGGGAACGATCACATGTGGGCTTAATGAAACAAATGATAGTGTGATTTTTAGCATAAGTGATGAAGGTCTTGGTATACCAAAAAGAGATTTAGCAAATGTATTTGACCGTTTCTTTAGAGTCGATAAAGCGCGGGCCCGTTCTATGGGCGGAACCGGATTAGGTTTAGCAATATCTAAAGAAGTCGTTCAAAAACATAAAGGTAAAATATGGGTTGAAAGCACGGAAGGAAAAGGAACAACTTTTTATATCTCATTGCCTTATCTTCCGTATCAGGAGGATGATTGGGAATGA
- a CDS encoding YycH family regulatory protein — translation MKKNVILNIFLVSLITLSLFLTFIIWTMPSQFNEETNTSQGTTSSVSIERKISEVFGPVQIALHKNEAINIFTQTDVVNSLTKEMASWKVDTLDEPIELTNEEYKERLSESNALEMIFVENISFGIFADRFNDLAGEYQDRAFNRIFFLENDSNQIYFYNTHSKLFYSESIEGINQKKINEVLSADSAKSYLATAILEEGKQIYTSIEEIELPYLSYLVERQANQLFIEGLFDDTSEVRENSDNSDNIVSYNDYVSELQINEDTDILTYYRNRNTENKLSITETLRSSYNQMIQYENWASAVHYFGYNDSTREVTYRRYIEGFPVFSDGSDYGTTHITVVEDGLSRLQVPLVIAQTPISDVEERKTLQSGVSILDALVEYGYDSADIDDIKVGYTWTNSTESDRVINLEPNWYVNIDGTWEIAQSLLLNEEGGQ, via the coding sequence ATGAAAAAAAATGTGATTTTAAATATTTTTTTAGTATCTCTTATTACGTTAAGTCTTTTTTTAACTTTTATTATTTGGACTATGCCTAGTCAATTTAATGAAGAGACGAACACAAGTCAGGGAACGACCTCTTCTGTTTCAATTGAGCGAAAGATATCTGAAGTATTTGGACCGGTTCAAATAGCGCTCCATAAAAATGAAGCGATAAATATCTTTACTCAAACTGATGTAGTAAATTCTTTGACTAAAGAAATGGCTAGTTGGAAAGTAGACACTTTAGATGAACCTATTGAATTAACCAATGAAGAATATAAAGAAAGATTAAGTGAATCCAATGCATTAGAGATGATTTTTGTAGAAAATATTTCTTTTGGTATATTTGCGGATAGATTTAATGATCTTGCAGGAGAGTATCAGGACCGTGCATTTAATCGTATATTCTTTTTAGAAAATGACTCAAATCAAATATATTTTTACAATACTCATTCGAAATTGTTTTATAGCGAATCGATTGAAGGAATCAATCAGAAAAAGATAAATGAGGTATTGAGTGCTGACAGTGCAAAATCTTATTTGGCAACAGCTATTCTTGAAGAAGGTAAGCAAATTTATACGTCAATAGAGGAAATTGAGTTGCCCTATTTAAGTTATTTGGTTGAGAGACAAGCAAATCAATTATTTATTGAAGGTTTATTCGACGATACTTCAGAAGTTAGAGAAAATAGTGATAATTCTGATAATATTGTTAGTTATAACGATTACGTTAGTGAATTACAAATCAACGAAGACACCGATATTTTAACTTATTATAGAAATCGGAACACTGAAAATAAATTATCGATTACCGAAACCCTAAGATCAAGTTACAATCAAATGATCCAATACGAAAATTGGGCTTCTGCGGTCCACTATTTTGGCTATAATGATTCAACAAGAGAAGTCACTTATCGTCGTTATATTGAAGGTTTTCCTGTATTCAGTGATGGCTCTGATTACGGAACTACACATATTACAGTTGTTGAAGATGGTTTATCACGATTACAAGTTCCTTTAGTCATTGCACAAACGCCGATTTCCGATGTTGAAGAACGAAAAACACTTCAGAGTGGAGTAAGTATCTTGGATGCTTTAGTAGAATATGGCTACGATAGTGCAGATATTGATGATATAAAAGTTGGCTATACGTGGACAAATAGCACGGAATCAGACCGTGTTATCAATTTAGAACCTAACTGGTATGTCAATATTGACGGCACTTGGGAAATTGCACAGAGCCTGCTTCTAAATGAAGAAGGAGGCCAATAA